The window CAGGGCCCGGATCACCGCCCAGTGGGCATCGGTGAGCGGGCCGATGCCGTCGGCCTCGGCCAGCCGGTTGGCCACCACCTCGTTCCACTGTTCGGGGTCGATCAGGAAGCCGTCGGCATCGACAGCGATGTTCAGGCGTTCGGTATCCGCGTTCATGGCTGGCAACCTCCTCGGTGACTCCGGGATTGGGGCCGGCTCGCGGCCGGCGCTGGCGGCCGCGAGCGGATGCCTTTATCAAGTCATAGGTGCTCGCGGCTCCGGGATCAAGGGTTGCACGCGTTCCGGCTATAATGTCGGCGTTTGCAACCGAATAGGGAGGTGAACAATCATGGGAAAGGGTGATGCCCGTACCCGCCGGGGCAAGATCTGGCGGGGGACCTACGGGAACAGCCGGCCCCACCGCCGCAAGGGCCGGTTCGGCAAGCGTTCCTGAGCCCTGCCCCCGGTCGCGGCCCCCGGGGAGCGCGGCCGGGTTGCACCTTCCCTGTGCGCGTGCCCTGTGACGGGGCGCACAGTTTCCCCTTCGCGTCCTTGCCGGGTGCGGCCGGGCCTGTCACAGTCTCTCCATGCATCCGTCCCATCGCTGGAACGGAAATTGCCTCATGTCCCTGAAGCCCCGTCGGGGCAGGCAGTTGCAGCAGGATTCCGGCGTGTTTGCATCTTTTCGGTGCAAAAACCCTGTGTTAACATTCGGCAACTTTGGACTCGGTGCATCCCTGGCGCCGGAACCGCCTAGAGGAATCAACGGGATAATGATCCGTCAACGCACGCTCAAGAACGTGATCCGGGCGACCGGCGTAGGACTGCACACAGGCGAGAAGGTTTATCTGACGTTGCGACCGGCGGCGCCGGACACCGGCGTCATCTTCCGCCGTGTCGATCTCCCCGAACCGGTCGAGATCAAGGCCAGTCCGGAAAACGTCGGCGATACCCAGCTGTCCACCACGCTGACCAATGGCGAGGTGCGCATCTCCACCGTCGAGCATCTGCTGTCGGCCTTCGCCGGGCTGGGGATCGACAATGCCTACGTGGACCTGAGCGCGCCGGAAGTGCCCATCATGGACGGCAGCGCCGGTCCCTTCGTGTTCCTGGTGCAGTCCGCCGGCATCGAGGAACAGAACGCGCCCAAGCGCTTTATCCGCATTCGCAAGCCGGTGCGCGTCGAGGACGGCGACAAGTGGGCCCGCTTCGAGCCCTTCGACGGCTTCAAGGTCGGCTTCACCATCGACTTCGATCATCCCGCTTTCAGCGAACGGGCGCAGTGTGCCGAGGTCGATTTTTCCACCACCTCGTTCGTGCGCGAAGTCAGCCGTGCGCGCACCTTCGGCTTCATGCGCGACATCGAACGCCTGCGCGAGCGCAGGCTGGCGCTGGGTGGCAGCCTGGACAATGCCATCGTGGTCGACGATTACCGGGTGCTGAACGAGGACGGGCTGCGTTACGAGGACGAATTCGTCAAGCACAAGATCCTCGATGCCATCGGCGATCTCTATCTGCTGGGGCACAGTCTCATCGGTGCCTTCCATGGCCACAAGTCGGGGCATGCCCTGAACAACCGCCTGCTGCGCGAACTGATCGCCGATGCCGATGCCTGGGAAGAGGTGACCTTCGAGGATGCCGGCCGCGCGCCCATCTCCTTCCTGCAGCCGGTTCCCGTTTCCTGATTTCCCCTCGTGGGGGCGCACACTGCGTCCTGGCCGGCCGGTCAGGGCGTTTTCGGTCGGGCGTGGCGGGCGAGACGCCGCAGGGCGGCCGCCAGCTTTTCGTCGCCGATACTGGTGGCGGTCCCTTCCAGCGCCCGTGCCGCCTCGTCACCGAGGCGGGGGCGCCCGCGGCGCGGCTGCGGTCGTTCCGGCGGCAGGACGCGCACCCCGACCTGCGCCACTTCCAGGCCGTGTTCCCGTGCCAGGCGGCGCTTCAGGTCACCCAGGTGAAACCGCAGGCGCGCCGACCATTCAGGGGATTCCACGAACAGAATCAGTTGCTTGCTGGAGAGATTGCCGACCCGGACCCGGCCCGAGAACTCCAGTGGCAGCAGGGCCTCGATGGCCCGGCCGAGGCGCATCAGGCGACGACTGCGATCGGCCAGGCGGGCGAAGCCGGTTTTGCCAACCGGTTCAAGAAAACGCCCTATAGAAACGGGTCCGCGGGACGACATCTTCAATGTGGCATCAAATTTGTAAACGGGATGTGAAAACCTTAGAGTATCGGCCAGCCGTATGAACGTGATCCTGTTCACCAATGTACATGGACGCCCGGGAAGCCTCAATCTGAGCCGGCCCGCGGTCTATCTGTCCCTGTTCGGCGGGCTGCTGCTCGTCGCCGCGCTGCTGGTCTGGCTCGGGTTTTCCTGGGGTACGCGCACTGCGAAGGTCGAACCCACGGCCGTGATCGCCGACTGGCGCGCCGATGTCGAGGCGCAGCAGCGCGCGCTGGACCAGGCCAGGCGCCAGACCGAGGCGCATCTGGATGCGTTGGCGCTCAAGCTCGGCCAGATCCAGAGCCAGGTGCTGCGGCTGGAAGGCCTGGGTCAGCGGCTGGTCGAGATGGCCAAGCTGGACAAGGGTGAGTTCGATTTCGGAAAGCTGCCGCCCCTGGGGGGGCCCGAGGCGGCCTCGCGGCTGCCGTCGGCGGATCTGCCCGAGCTGAACAACGAGCTGGAACAACTGGCCCGGGTGCTCGAGGATCGCGAACAGCAGCTTTCGGCGCTGGAATCCCTGATCCTCGATCGCGAGCTGCGCCGTCAGGGCGTGCCCGCTGGCCGGCCCGTCGCCAGCGGCTGGTTGTCCTCGCCCTTTGGCAAGCGCACCGATCCCTTCACCGGCCGCCAGGCCTGGCACGAGGGCGTGGATTTTGCCGGCAAGCTGGGTTCCGAGGTCGTGGCGGTCGCCGCCGGCGTAGTCACCTGGTCGGGCAAGCGCTCCGGCTACGGTACGCTGGTCGAGATCAACCATGGCAACGGCTATGTCACCCGCTACGGCCACAACCGGGTCAGTCTGGTCAAGGTTGGTGATCGCGTGACCCCGGGCCAGGTCATTGCCCTGATGGGCTCTACCGGCCGTTCCACGGGGCCGCATGTGCATTTTGAAGTGCTCAGGAACGGCAAGCCGGTGAACCCGGCGCGATTCGTCTGGACCCGGCGCAAGTCCTGATCCCCGAAATCCCTTTCTTCACACGGCCTTCGCCATGCACGGCGGGGGTCGTTTGCGGTATCATGCGGCCTTCCGTTCCGGGCCCTCTATTGGCAGGTCAATGGTCAGCAAGCTTCTCAGAAAGGTCTTCGGCAGTCGCAATGATCGACTGATCAAGCGCATGTCCAGGACGGTCGACCGCATCAATGCGCTCGAGCCGGACCTGGAAAAGCTGGACGACGCGGCCCTGCGCGCCAAGACCGATGAATTCCGCCGACGCCTGGATCAGGGCGAGTCACTCGACGACCTGTTGCCCGAGGCCTTTGCCGTGGTGCGCGAGGCCGGCAAGCGGGTGCTGGACATGCGCCACTTCGACGTGCAGCTCATCGGCGGCATGGTGCTGCACTCCGGCAAGATCGCCGAGATGCGGACCGGCGAAGGCAAGACCCTGGTGGCGACCCTGGCGGCCTATCTCAATGCCCTGCCCGGCAAGGGCGTGCACGTGGTGACGGTCAACGAGTACCTGGCGCGCCGCGACGCAGCCTGGATGGGCAGGCTCTACGAATTCCTGGGCATGTCCACCGGCGTGGTGGTACCCGGCATGGGGCCGGAGGAGAAGCGCGCCGCCTATGCCGCCGACATCACCTACGGCACCAACAACGAGTTCGGCTTCGACTACCTGCGCGACAACATGGCCTTCCGCCTGGAAGACAAGATGCAGCGCGAGCTGAATTTCGCCATCGTCGACGAGGTGGACTCCATCCTCATCGACGAGGCACGCACGCCGCTGATCATTTCCGGTCCCACCGAGGACAGCACCGAGCTCTATGTGAAGATCAACGAGCTGATTCCAGGGCTCACTCGCCAGCAGGAAGAGGACGGTCCGGGCGACTACAGCGTCGACGAAAAGAACAAGCAGGTCCATCTGACCGAGGAAGGCCACGAAAAGGTCGAGCGGCTGCTCACCGAGGCGGGGCTGCTCGCCGAGGGCGAGAGCCTGTACGACGCCGGCAACCTGATGCTCATGCATCACCTCATGGCCGGGCTGCGCGCCCATGCCCTGTTCCAGCGCGACGTGGACTATATCGTGCAGAATGGCGAGATCGTCATCGTCGACGAGTTCACCGGCCGAACCATGCCGGGGCGGCGTTGGTCGGAGGGGCTGCATCAGGCGGTCGAGGCCAAGGAAGGGGTGCCCATCCAGAACGAGAGCCAGACCTACGCCTCCATCACCTTCCAGAACTATTTCCGCCTCTACGACAAGCTGTCGGGCATGACCGGCACCGCGGATACCGAGGCCTACGAGTTCCAGCAGATCTATGGTCTGGAAGTGGTGGTCATCCCCACCCACCGACCCATGGTGCGCAAGGACATGGGCGATCTGGTGTTCCTCACCCAGCGCGAGAAGTTCGACGCCATCATCGAGGACATCCGCGACTGCCGCGAGCGCGGCCAGCCGGTGCTGGTCGGCACCACCTCGGTCGAGGCCTCCGAGTATCTGTCGAAGCTGCTGAAGAAGGCCGGCATCCCGCACGAGGTGCTGAACGCCAAGCAGCACGAGCGCGAGGCGCACATCGTCGCCCAGGCCGGTCGCCCCGGCGCGGTGACCATTGCCACCAACATGGCCGGCCGCGGTACCGACATCGTGCTCGGCGGCAGCCTGGATGCCGACATCGAGGCACTGGGCGAGAACCCCGATCCGGCCGAGGTCGAGCGCGTCAAGCGCGAGTGGCACGAGCGCCATCAGCAGGTGCTGGAGGCCGGCGGCCTGCACATCATCGGCACCGAGCGCCACGAGTCGCGGCGCATCGACAACCAGTTGCGCGGCCGTTCCGGCCGCCAGGGCGATCCGGGTTCCAGCCGGTTCTATCTTTCGCTGGAAGACAATCTGATGCGCATCTTTGCCTCCGACCGGGTGTCTGCGCTGATGCAGAAACTGGGCATGCAGGAGGGCGAGGCCATCGAGCATCCCTGGGTGACCAAGGCCATCGAGAATGCCCAGCGCAAGGTGGAGGCGCACAACTTCAACATCCGCAAGCAACTGCTCGAGTACGACGACGTTGCCAACGACCAGCGCCGCGTCATCTACCAGCAGCGTGCCGAGCTGATGGCCGCGGACGACATCTCCGACAGCATCGAGGCCATGCGCGAGGACATGGTCAACGCCATGGTGGATACCTACATCCCGCCGGGCAGCCTGGACGAACAGTGGGACGTGGCCGGCCTGGAGAAGGCCATCGAGGAGGAATTCGGCGAGCGCATGGACATCCGCGGCTGGCTGGAGTCGGATCCCGAGCTGCACGAGGAGACGCTGCGCCGGAAGATCCTGGACACCCTGGTCGAGGCCTATCGGGAAAAGGAACGCCAGGCCGGTCCCGAGGTCATGCGCCACTTCGAGAAGCAGGTCATGCTGCAGGTGCTGGATCAGGCCTGGAAGGAGCACCTGGCGGCCATGGACTATCTGCGTCAGGGCATCGGCCTGCGCGGCTATGCGCAGAAAAATCCCAAGCAGGAGTACAAGCGCGAGGCCTTCGAGATGTTCAGTGCCATGCTCGACCGCATCAAGCACGACGTCGTCGGCATCGTGTCCAAGGTGCAGGTGCGCGCCGAGGAAGACGTGGCCGCGGTCGAGGCCCAGCGGCGGCAGAACGTGGAGATGGAGTTCCGCCATGCCGCGCCGAATGCCCCCGCTGCCGGGCCACAGGCCGAGGCGCCTGCCGAGGGTGAGGCCGCCGAGGCGCCCTTCGTCCGCGGTGGCCGCAAGATCGGTCGTAACGAACCCTGTCCCTGCGGTTCGGGCAAGAAATACAAGCACTGCCATGGAAAGCTTCAGTGAGGCATGAGGCGTGAGGTGTAAAAGACCGTTTGGCCAGGGGATCCCACGAAAGTACCCGGGCGTACTCGGATATTTCTGGCGCACGCCTCACTTCTCACGTTTCACCGCCCCGAAACAACATGGCTGTCGGACTGAAGGCGCCTGACCGTCTGCGCGCCGTGCCCGGCGTGCGTCTCGCTGCGGTGGAGGCGGGCATCCGTTATGCCGGTCGCACTGACCTGGTACTCATGGAAATCGCCGGGGGTGCTTCTGCGGCCGGGGTATTCACCCGCAATGCCTTCTGCGCCGCGCCGGTGGTGGTGGCGCGCGAGCATCTGGGCGCGGCCGCACCGCGCTATCTGGTCATCAATAGCGGCAATGCCAATGCCGGTACCGGCGCCCCGGGTCTTGCCGATGCCCGTCGCACCTGCGCCGAGCTGGCGACCCGCGCCGGCGTCGACGCATCGGAGGTGCTGCCCTTTTCCACCGGCGTGATCGGCGAGCCCTTGCCCATGGAACGGCTGATCGGGGGTCTGGATCCGGCCCTGGCGGCGCTGCGCGAGGATGCCTGGCTGGAGGCGGCCGCGGGCATCATGACCACCGATACCCTGCCCAAGGGCGTGTCCCGCACGCTCGAAATCCGGGGACAGACGATCACTGTCACCGGCATCGCCAAGGGCGCGGGCATGATCCGCCCCGACATGGCCACCATGCTGGCCTTCGTGGCCACCGATGCGGCCGTGCCGCGCGAACGCCTGCAGGCGCTGCTGCACACGGCCATGGCTGCCTCCTTCAACCGCATCACCGTCGATGGCGACACCTCCACCAACGATGCCTGCCTGCTGGTGGCCACCGGGGCCTGCGGCGTGACGCCCGAGGGCGAGGACTGGGGCCGGTTCGCCGAGGCGGTGACCGACGTCTGCATCCGGCTCGCCCAGGCCATCGTCCGCGACGGCGAGGGCGCCACCAAGTTCGTCACCATTGAGGTCAGCGAGGGGCGCGATACGGCCGAATGCCTGCAGGTGGCCTACACCGTGGCTCACTCGCCGCTGGTCAAGACCGCGCTGTTCGCCAGCGATCCCAACTGGGGACGCATCCTCGCCGCTGTGGGTCGTGCCGGACTCGACGCACTGGCGCTGGACCGCATCCGCATTCATCTGGGCGATGTCTGCATCGTGCGCGACGGCGGCCGCGCGCCGGAATACACCGAGGCAGCCGGCCAGGCGGTGATGGCGGCCGACGAGATCCTGATCCGCATTGCGCTGGGCCGCGGCGAGGCGGTGGAGCGCATATGGACCACGGACCTCTCGCACGAGTATGTCCGCATCAATGCCGAGTACCGCAGCTGAGGCGGAGGTACGGGTCGCGGCCGCGGTCATCGTCGGCCACGACGGCCGCGTCCTCCTCGCCCGGCGTCCCGACCATGTCCACCAGGGCGGCCTGTGGGAGTTCCCGGGCGGCAAGCTGGAACCGGGCGAGTCGCCGCGCGCGGCCCTGATACGCGAACTGTCGGAGGAGCTGGGCATCCGCGTCACCCGGGCGCGGCCACTGATCCAGGTCCCGCATGCCTACCCGGACAAGCGCGTCCGGCTGCAGGTGTGGCGGGTCGAGGCCTGGGAAGGCGAGCTCCACGGCCGCGAGGGGCAGCCCCTGCGGTGGGTCGAACCCGATGCCCTGCCGGGCCTCGATTTCCCGGCCGCCAACCGCCCTATCGTCACGGCCGCGCGTCTGCCCGATCGCTATCTGATCACCCCTTCGCCGACTGACCCGGACCCCTTCCTGACGCGACTCGATGCCCTGCTCGACGCCGGCGCGCGGCTGATGCAGTTGCGTGCCCCCGGCCTGCCCCCCGCCGAGTGGGGGGCGCTCGCCGAGGCCGTGGCCGAACGCTGCGCGCGCAAGGGCGCGCGCCTGCTGCTCAACCGGGACATCGAGGGCGCTCGCCGCCTGGGCGTGGGCGTGCACCTGAGTGCGGCCCAGCTGGCGCAACTGCCGACGCGGCCGCTGCCGCCGGAGCAATGGGTGGGTGCCAGTTGCCATGATGTCCGCGAACTGGCGCGCGCCGAGGCACTGGGCGTGGACTTCGCGGTACTCGGGCCGGTCAAGCCGACGGCGACTCACCCCGAGGCAACACCGCTGGGCTGGGGTGCGCTTGCCGACTGCATCGCGGACCGCGCGCTGCCGGTCTACGCGCTCGGTGGCATGACGCCGGGGGATCTGGACGCGGCCTGGGCGGCGGGTGCCCAGGGCATTGCCGCAATCCGCAGCCTGTGGGACGGGGACTGATGCGGGCCGGTCTCGCAGCGTGGCTGCTGTCGATGCTGCTGTTCGGCTGCGGGACAGAGGCGCGCGTGCTGCCGATGATGGTCGAAGCGGGCTGCGATGCCGCCGCCGGCCCCTGTGGTGCCGAGGGGGAGGCCCTGTCGATCCGTTTCCGGCTCGGCGCGCCCGTTCGACCGCTG is drawn from Thiohalobacter sp. and contains these coding sequences:
- a CDS encoding 30S ribosomal protein THX, whose product is MGKGDARTRRGKIWRGTYGNSRPHRRKGRFGKRS
- the lpxC gene encoding UDP-3-O-acyl-N-acetylglucosamine deacetylase; this translates as MIRQRTLKNVIRATGVGLHTGEKVYLTLRPAAPDTGVIFRRVDLPEPVEIKASPENVGDTQLSTTLTNGEVRISTVEHLLSAFAGLGIDNAYVDLSAPEVPIMDGSAGPFVFLVQSAGIEEQNAPKRFIRIRKPVRVEDGDKWARFEPFDGFKVGFTIDFDHPAFSERAQCAEVDFSTTSFVREVSRARTFGFMRDIERLRERRLALGGSLDNAIVVDDYRVLNEDGLRYEDEFVKHKILDAIGDLYLLGHSLIGAFHGHKSGHALNNRLLRELIADADAWEEVTFEDAGRAPISFLQPVPVS
- a CDS encoding DciA family protein; amino-acid sequence: MSSRGPVSIGRFLEPVGKTGFARLADRSRRLMRLGRAIEALLPLEFSGRVRVGNLSSKQLILFVESPEWSARLRFHLGDLKRRLAREHGLEVAQVGVRVLPPERPQPRRGRPRLGDEAARALEGTATSIGDEKLAAALRRLARHARPKTP
- a CDS encoding M23 family metallopeptidase, whose amino-acid sequence is MNVILFTNVHGRPGSLNLSRPAVYLSLFGGLLLVAALLVWLGFSWGTRTAKVEPTAVIADWRADVEAQQRALDQARRQTEAHLDALALKLGQIQSQVLRLEGLGQRLVEMAKLDKGEFDFGKLPPLGGPEAASRLPSADLPELNNELEQLARVLEDREQQLSALESLILDRELRRQGVPAGRPVASGWLSSPFGKRTDPFTGRQAWHEGVDFAGKLGSEVVAVAAGVVTWSGKRSGYGTLVEINHGNGYVTRYGHNRVSLVKVGDRVTPGQVIALMGSTGRSTGPHVHFEVLRNGKPVNPARFVWTRRKS
- the secA gene encoding preprotein translocase subunit SecA, which codes for MVSKLLRKVFGSRNDRLIKRMSRTVDRINALEPDLEKLDDAALRAKTDEFRRRLDQGESLDDLLPEAFAVVREAGKRVLDMRHFDVQLIGGMVLHSGKIAEMRTGEGKTLVATLAAYLNALPGKGVHVVTVNEYLARRDAAWMGRLYEFLGMSTGVVVPGMGPEEKRAAYAADITYGTNNEFGFDYLRDNMAFRLEDKMQRELNFAIVDEVDSILIDEARTPLIISGPTEDSTELYVKINELIPGLTRQQEEDGPGDYSVDEKNKQVHLTEEGHEKVERLLTEAGLLAEGESLYDAGNLMLMHHLMAGLRAHALFQRDVDYIVQNGEIVIVDEFTGRTMPGRRWSEGLHQAVEAKEGVPIQNESQTYASITFQNYFRLYDKLSGMTGTADTEAYEFQQIYGLEVVVIPTHRPMVRKDMGDLVFLTQREKFDAIIEDIRDCRERGQPVLVGTTSVEASEYLSKLLKKAGIPHEVLNAKQHEREAHIVAQAGRPGAVTIATNMAGRGTDIVLGGSLDADIEALGENPDPAEVERVKREWHERHQQVLEAGGLHIIGTERHESRRIDNQLRGRSGRQGDPGSSRFYLSLEDNLMRIFASDRVSALMQKLGMQEGEAIEHPWVTKAIENAQRKVEAHNFNIRKQLLEYDDVANDQRRVIYQQRAELMAADDISDSIEAMREDMVNAMVDTYIPPGSLDEQWDVAGLEKAIEEEFGERMDIRGWLESDPELHEETLRRKILDTLVEAYREKERQAGPEVMRHFEKQVMLQVLDQAWKEHLAAMDYLRQGIGLRGYAQKNPKQEYKREAFEMFSAMLDRIKHDVVGIVSKVQVRAEEDVAAVEAQRRQNVEMEFRHAAPNAPAAGPQAEAPAEGEAAEAPFVRGGRKIGRNEPCPCGSGKKYKHCHGKLQ
- the argJ gene encoding bifunctional glutamate N-acetyltransferase/amino-acid acetyltransferase ArgJ, coding for MAVGLKAPDRLRAVPGVRLAAVEAGIRYAGRTDLVLMEIAGGASAAGVFTRNAFCAAPVVVAREHLGAAAPRYLVINSGNANAGTGAPGLADARRTCAELATRAGVDASEVLPFSTGVIGEPLPMERLIGGLDPALAALREDAWLEAAAGIMTTDTLPKGVSRTLEIRGQTITVTGIAKGAGMIRPDMATMLAFVATDAAVPRERLQALLHTAMAASFNRITVDGDTSTNDACLLVATGACGVTPEGEDWGRFAEAVTDVCIRLAQAIVRDGEGATKFVTIEVSEGRDTAECLQVAYTVAHSPLVKTALFASDPNWGRILAAVGRAGLDALALDRIRIHLGDVCIVRDGGRAPEYTEAAGQAVMAADEILIRIALGRGEAVERIWTTDLSHEYVRINAEYRS
- a CDS encoding Nudix family hydrolase, whose protein sequence is MPSTAAEAEVRVAAAVIVGHDGRVLLARRPDHVHQGGLWEFPGGKLEPGESPRAALIRELSEELGIRVTRARPLIQVPHAYPDKRVRLQVWRVEAWEGELHGREGQPLRWVEPDALPGLDFPAANRPIVTAARLPDRYLITPSPTDPDPFLTRLDALLDAGARLMQLRAPGLPPAEWGALAEAVAERCARKGARLLLNRDIEGARRLGVGVHLSAAQLAQLPTRPLPPEQWVGASCHDVRELARAEALGVDFAVLGPVKPTATHPEATPLGWGALADCIADRALPVYALGGMTPGDLDAAWAAGAQGIAAIRSLWDGD